The Oncorhynchus clarkii lewisi isolate Uvic-CL-2024 chromosome 8, UVic_Ocla_1.0, whole genome shotgun sequence nucleotide sequence AACAATCCTGCAGCAAAGGGATTTtaacgtttagtccataatgttgcttgatcagtggttaggctattagctgtccaaaagtaggctacatgaaaagctCTGTTAATATAACCGTGTGTTAGCGTGGTTAGTTACTGCACCGTGTGTCAGTGgatttatgtaaatcacaaagcttATTTGCATATCCTTTGGTGCAGAAACATTCTCAgcaacaacagagtgatcaaactAAGATTCATATGTAGTATATACAGTACTAACAACACTAATCGTGTTTTATCTCCTATTATCCTGTCTATCTTTGAACATCTAGCCATACCTGAAAAATGGGGGACTGGTCCTTTCTTGCTTCCCTGTTGGACAAAGTACAATCCCACTCTACAGTTGTTGGGAAGGTTTGGCTGACAGTCCTGTTTGTGTTCAGACTGCTGGTTCTGGTGGCAGGGATAGAAAAAGTATGGGGGGATGAGCAATCACGTCTGGTCTGCAACACACTGTCACCAGGTTGTAAGAATCTGTGCTACGACCGGGCTTTCCCCATCTCCCACATCCGCTTCTGGGTCCTTCAGATCATCTTCGTCTCCGTCCCAACTCTGGTTTATCTGGCACACGTCATGCACATCATCCACAAGGAGAACAAACTGAGAAGACAACAATCAAAAGGAAAGAATGGAATCGTGAAAGTGCCCAAATACACTGATGACAATGGCAAAGTTCACATAAAGGGGACCTTGCTTGTCAGTTACATGTCCAATGTGTTTTTTAAGATTCT carries:
- the LOC139415580 gene encoding gap junction Cx32.2 protein-like, whose translation is MGDWSFLASLLDKVQSHSTVVGKVWLTVLFVFRLLVLVAGIEKVWGDEQSRLVCNTLSPGCKNLCYDRAFPISHIRFWVLQIIFVSVPTLVYLAHVMHIIHKENKLRRQQSKGKNGIVKVPKYTDDNGKVHIKGTLLVSYMSNVFFKILFEVGFIVGQYYLYGFVLPSKIKCSGYPCKGDHVECFISRPTEKTIFIIFMLVMACVSLLLNVVEMFHLIGSKVRQRCNRQPPAAERYALHDKHKQFDKESFR